CAAAAATTAATTTCTTAGTCAATTCATAGTCCTTAATGGATTCGCCTAAACCAAGAACAACAGTTATACCTTTCTTAAAACCAAGCTCTTCAACTTCTTTTAACATATCAAGATAAGGCTGTAAGGGCTTATCAGGACAAGTCTTGTTATGAAGTTCTTCATTAACCGTTTCCAAACTAGCAACGACTCCTTCAACATAAGGTTTTAAAGCTAACAATTCCTCTTTTTTCAAAACGCCGAGATTAATCCAAATTTTTTCTTCGAATATCTCAGAACAAATCTTCGCAGCCATAAGAAGTTCTTCAAAAGAATAAACATCATAGCCCCCTGTTAAGAATTCGAGTTTCCAATCACAAACCTTACTAATAATAGCTTCAGAATAAACAGATTCTTTGGATCTGCGAGCATTTTCAGCAAAAGCAATCTTGTGTTTCTGAGTGCTACGAAAACAAAAATCACACGTGCCTTTAGAACAATACCAACTAAGAAAAACACAGCGACCAAACCAAACATCTTTCCCAAAATTATCCAAAAAAACTTTGTTAGCTTTCTCAACTAATACTTTCTGTTCATCACTAAGTAAAACTTCTCTTACAACATTATTACTAAGCACAGGCATAAAAATAAAGAAAACAACCTTTTTTTTTAAAACTAACTAAGAAAACCAAAAAGATTAAATAAATAAAAAACAAAAAGAAAGAATAATGGCAGCAATAGAAGTAATTTGTAGAAGATGCGGAAAAAAAGCACCCGCTGATGAATTCAAAGTAGATCACGTATACAAATTAGCAGTATGTAATGTTTGTCACACAGGAAGAAAAAAAGACTTGCCTAAAAGACCAGAAAAAGAAAAAACATTAAGAGAATTAACAGATGAATACATAAAAAAACAGTCAAAGAAACCGGAAAGATACGAAATACTGCGAAGTAAGATAATGGAAGAAGATGATGACTACTTAGAAAAAGCAGTCAGAAAGAAAAAAGAAGAAATGCAAAGACGAAAAGAAAACGCGGTAAAAGTAACGTTTCTAAACGGAAACAAAGTACTATACCCTTGTCA
This portion of the Candidatus Woesearchaeota archaeon genome encodes:
- a CDS encoding radical SAM protein; this translates as MPVLSNNVVREVLLSDEQKVLVEKANKVFLDNFGKDVWFGRCVFLSWYCSKGTCDFCFRSTQKHKIAFAENARRSKESVYSEAIISKVCDWKLEFLTGGYDVYSFEELLMAAKICSEIFEEKIWINLGVLKKEELLALKPYVEGVVASLETVNEELHNKTCPDKPLQPYLDMLKEVEELGFKKGITVVLGLGESIKDYELTKKLIFDYKIDRITYYALRPVRGTPYSNGPAPEDVVEWIARTRIDFPLIEIMAGTAVSRIPEIKFFLEAGANGFTKLPATNIFGSSTAKELSVQAEQAGRILRSNFLSLDFSFEKIVNNLSLGVVEKKALLKKLSDYHTRMTSRS